A region from the Armatimonadota bacterium genome encodes:
- a CDS encoding sigma-54 dependent transcriptional regulator: protein MRKILVVEDEAALRSMLVDLLDGLGYQVVEASDGAMGWELAQAEEPDLVITDVSMPRMKGIDLLGKVKSARPETPVIVITGYASLKLAVEAVRMGAYSFVQKPFEIDEIQRIVEAALEHTRVLDDNKYLRQQLKTRFNFDNRIGSSKTVQEAYVMAARAAPSNASVLILGETGTGKEYLARTIHYASPRADGPFIKVSCAALPETLLESELFGHEKGSFTNALNRRIGRFEMANGGTLLLDEIGDISLPTQIKLLRVLQEKEFERLGGAETIRSDVRIVAATNKDLGKAVEEGAFRSDLLYRLNVLTISLPPLRERGDDMEEYASFFLDRANAEAGRNITGFSDTALKAMREYPWPGNIRELENAVNRAVILCMGETIQAQDLLLPDEPIGMPTGPSGRFRTMRQVQLDHLAAVLKETDGDEEQAARILDVCVEDLRRLRAA from the coding sequence ATGCGCAAAATTCTCGTAGTTGAAGATGAAGCCGCGCTCCGGTCCATGCTGGTGGACCTGCTGGACGGGCTCGGCTATCAGGTCGTGGAGGCGTCCGACGGCGCAATGGGCTGGGAACTGGCCCAGGCCGAAGAGCCGGACCTGGTCATCACAGACGTCTCGATGCCGCGGATGAAGGGCATCGACCTTCTGGGGAAGGTCAAGAGCGCGCGGCCGGAAACTCCCGTTATCGTGATCACAGGCTATGCCAGCCTGAAGCTCGCCGTGGAAGCGGTCCGCATGGGCGCGTATTCGTTCGTCCAGAAACCGTTTGAAATCGATGAGATCCAGCGCATCGTGGAAGCTGCCCTGGAGCACACGCGCGTCCTCGATGACAATAAGTACCTTCGGCAGCAGCTCAAAACGCGCTTCAATTTCGACAACCGGATCGGCTCCAGCAAGACGGTTCAGGAGGCGTACGTGATGGCGGCCCGGGCCGCTCCCAGCAACGCCAGCGTCCTGATTCTTGGTGAAACGGGCACGGGCAAGGAGTACCTGGCGCGCACGATCCACTACGCTTCCCCGCGCGCGGACGGGCCGTTCATCAAGGTCTCCTGCGCGGCGCTGCCCGAAACGCTGCTGGAGAGCGAGTTGTTCGGCCACGAGAAGGGCTCCTTCACCAACGCGCTCAACCGGCGCATCGGCCGATTCGAGATGGCCAACGGCGGAACGCTTCTGCTGGACGAAATCGGCGACATCAGCCTGCCCACGCAGATAAAACTGCTGCGCGTGCTGCAGGAAAAAGAATTCGAGCGCCTTGGCGGGGCCGAAACGATACGCTCCGACGTGCGCATCGTGGCGGCAACGAACAAAGACCTCGGCAAGGCCGTTGAAGAAGGCGCGTTCCGCAGCGATCTCCTCTATCGATTGAATGTGCTGACGATCAGCCTCCCGCCGCTGCGCGAGCGTGGTGACGATATGGAGGAGTACGCCTCTTTCTTCCTGGACCGCGCGAATGCCGAGGCCGGCCGCAATATCACCGGCTTCAGCGACACCGCGTTGAAAGCCATGCGGGAATACCCATGGCCCGGCAACATCCGTGAACTCGAGAACGCCGTGAACCGCGCCGTCATCCTCTGCATGGGCGAGACCATTCAGGCGCAGGACCTGCTGCTCCCCGACGAGCCGATCGGCATGCCGACCGGCCCTTCAGGACGCTTCCGGACGATGCGCCAGGTCCAACTCGACCACCTGGCGGCCGTCCTCAAGGAAACGGATGGCGATGAGGAACAGGCGGCGCGCATACTGGACGTCTGCGTGGAGGACCTGCGTCGGCTGAGGGCAGCCTAA
- a CDS encoding ATP-binding protein, whose translation MPTPDLEQRNRELLALIEVGKSLTSTLDSQVLLRKVVQTARALVQADRASIMLLDDDGRNFTIAAAAGWSGDDLEGVQVPADEGIAGYVAGTGEPMLLNDSGTDGPMHLLRREAVRSGVCVPIRTGEDLLGVLSATNTQGSHRFTAHGQELLLFLAGQAAVAIQNARLYNDSVSAYERLKHTQERMVQAEKLKALGELSAGVAHDFSNLLGGILGHAQLMLRDIDEPKQRKRLSYIEQAARDGAETVERILEFTRTQPHRPFEPVNLNVVVQDTIAMARPKWENETRVFGTPLNVEVELEPVSLIEGHPVKLREVLTNILFNAVDAMPDGGSITIRTFERESSVFVSVTDNGVGIAEEVQSRIFDPFFSTKGTLGTGLGLSVAYGIVGQHGGHITVDSQPGAGSTFTLCFPAARTDE comes from the coding sequence ATGCCAACACCTGATCTCGAACAACGGAACCGCGAGTTGCTGGCCCTCATCGAGGTGGGCAAGTCCCTCACATCCACCCTGGATTCCCAAGTCCTTCTCCGCAAGGTTGTACAGACCGCCCGGGCACTGGTGCAGGCGGACCGCGCGAGCATCATGCTCCTGGACGACGATGGCCGCAATTTCACCATCGCCGCCGCTGCCGGTTGGTCGGGTGACGATCTTGAGGGCGTTCAGGTCCCGGCGGACGAGGGGATCGCCGGATACGTCGCCGGCACCGGCGAGCCGATGTTGTTGAATGACTCCGGCACCGACGGACCGATGCACCTCCTGCGCCGCGAAGCCGTTCGGTCCGGCGTTTGCGTTCCCATCCGCACCGGCGAGGACCTGCTGGGCGTCCTCAGCGCCACAAATACGCAGGGCAGCCATCGTTTCACGGCCCACGGCCAGGAACTCCTGCTGTTTCTGGCCGGGCAGGCTGCCGTCGCCATCCAGAATGCCCGTCTTTACAACGACTCCGTTTCGGCGTACGAGCGTCTCAAACATACCCAGGAGCGGATGGTCCAGGCTGAAAAACTGAAGGCGCTCGGCGAACTCAGCGCCGGGGTGGCTCACGACTTCAGCAACCTCCTCGGAGGCATCCTGGGCCACGCACAGTTGATGCTGCGTGACATCGATGAGCCCAAACAGCGAAAGCGCCTATCCTACATTGAGCAAGCGGCCCGGGACGGCGCCGAAACGGTGGAGCGCATCCTGGAGTTTACGCGAACCCAGCCTCATCGCCCCTTCGAGCCGGTGAACCTCAACGTGGTGGTGCAGGACACCATCGCGATGGCGCGTCCCAAATGGGAGAACGAGACGCGGGTGTTCGGGACGCCGCTGAACGTGGAGGTCGAACTGGAGCCGGTCTCGTTGATCGAAGGCCACCCGGTGAAACTCCGGGAAGTGCTCACGAACATCCTGTTCAACGCCGTCGACGCCATGCCGGACGGCGGGAGCATTACCATTCGGACGTTTGAGCGCGAGAGCTCGGTCTTCGTTTCGGTGACGGATAACGGCGTCGGGATTGCCGAAGAGGTCCAGAGCCGCATTTTCGATCCGTTTTTCAGCACGAAAGGGACGCTCGGCACGGGCCTGGGCCTGAGCGTAGCCTACGGAATCGTCGGCCAGCACGGCGGACACATCACCGTCGATTCCCAACCCGGCGCCGGCAGCACGTTTACCCTGTGCTTCCCCGCCGCTCGAACCGACGAATAG
- a CDS encoding type II toxin-antitoxin system VapC family toxin, producing MVSDTTLFDAGLLIAALLEGDARHSEAMPLVEAARRGEIQGCTTTSILSEVYAALTWAGALPPHSPQDAAAAISRLVEPSSNLSVIGDGSRAASLMLQLSSEHGLTVRRAHDARHAATALCDGVSSVMTYDSHDWAAFATDGISIVGPPSVLSLHANT from the coding sequence ATGGTCAGTGATACGACGCTCTTCGATGCTGGGTTGTTGATTGCCGCACTCCTGGAAGGTGACGCACGCCACAGCGAGGCCATGCCTCTCGTCGAGGCCGCACGGAGGGGCGAGATCCAGGGCTGCACAACGACGAGCATTCTCAGCGAAGTCTACGCCGCTCTCACTTGGGCGGGTGCCTTGCCACCGCATTCACCACAGGATGCCGCCGCGGCAATTTCACGGCTTGTGGAACCTTCGTCCAACCTCAGCGTAATCGGTGATGGCTCCCGCGCGGCCAGTCTGATGCTTCAGCTGTCGTCCGAGCACGGGTTGACTGTTCGACGGGCTCATGATGCGCGTCACGCGGCCACCGCGCTTTGCGATGGCGTATCGAGCGTGATGACCTATGACTCGCACGATTGGGCGGCCTTTGCCACCGATGGCATCTCAATCGTTGGGCCGCCCAGTGTTCTCTCTCTCCATGCCAACACCTGA
- a CDS encoding beta-galactosidase: MSQVTLHDNAIYVGDRRIPLFSGEVHFWRIFRENWRPVLQSVKDMGLAGIATYVQWGDAERRPGDYDFTGRTAPQRDMVGFLELCAEMDLWVLFRPGPYIYAETRNMGIADRAVPYHRLHPRFQEMAREYMAAVTEAAAPFQATKGGPIIVWQADNEIDPTIPHYETQLGLAGEPGIFQEWLAKRYGAVDALNEAWGTDYRSLEKARAWCSPMGENPKWRRRWLDLIAWKWDYIEEYAHWASDTYKSLGVEVPMLINMFPGVGEHHWRSMHSAGDFIGLDTYPANEFRAEPSEHRRFMEKVRTNAAISHLPYIAEFESGCWHGHHHYAGALTGRNYRLAALSALAAGAKGWNWYMIAERDNWQDSPINALGGKRHALFDAFKSVIDVVKQYGFDSLPEPATNLRVAFSTAHYVDGKPAENDPALNALYDADLNYRFFDLDGPQPDGSSGDVCFYSGHHWLPRAHGEALREWVLGAPGRHLVCFKNYPREDEFGNPYDPLGIGQPAGATWMGKVADLTLGDQKAKITGALWEWDVEDATPLVALQRPPALLGGEEEKLQLVAETGRAYTIGFQRKVGDGSVTVMGCDATPQLALAIVQWLGADIPCRSETAGVHTAVFGRPDGPPIIIAVNNGDEPKAAVIRLGDGRAVTVDLPAKDGRVIEAPQRPKPA, encoded by the coding sequence ATGTCCCAAGTGACCCTGCATGACAATGCCATATATGTCGGTGACCGGCGCATCCCGCTTTTCAGCGGCGAGGTACACTTCTGGCGCATATTCCGCGAGAACTGGCGCCCAGTCCTCCAGTCGGTGAAAGACATGGGGCTGGCAGGCATCGCCACGTACGTCCAGTGGGGCGACGCCGAACGCCGCCCGGGCGACTACGATTTCACGGGCAGGACCGCGCCGCAACGCGATATGGTCGGCTTCCTCGAACTCTGCGCCGAGATGGACCTTTGGGTCCTGTTCCGCCCGGGGCCATATATCTACGCCGAGACGCGGAATATGGGCATCGCGGACCGCGCCGTGCCATACCACCGCCTGCACCCAAGGTTCCAGGAGATGGCGCGCGAATACATGGCCGCCGTCACCGAAGCCGCCGCGCCGTTTCAGGCGACAAAGGGCGGGCCGATCATCGTCTGGCAGGCGGACAACGAGATCGATCCGACCATCCCTCATTACGAAACCCAGCTGGGCCTGGCCGGCGAGCCGGGCATCTTCCAGGAATGGCTGGCGAAGCGCTACGGTGCCGTGGACGCCTTGAACGAAGCGTGGGGTACCGATTACCGGTCACTTGAGAAGGCGCGAGCGTGGTGCAGCCCGATGGGGGAGAATCCGAAGTGGCGCCGCCGCTGGCTGGACCTCATCGCGTGGAAATGGGATTACATCGAGGAGTACGCGCACTGGGCCTCGGACACGTACAAATCGCTGGGCGTTGAAGTGCCGATGCTCATCAACATGTTCCCCGGCGTGGGCGAGCACCACTGGCGAAGCATGCACTCCGCGGGCGACTTCATCGGGCTGGACACCTATCCCGCCAACGAGTTCCGGGCGGAGCCGAGCGAGCACCGGCGCTTTATGGAAAAGGTGCGCACCAACGCCGCGATCAGCCACCTCCCGTACATCGCGGAATTCGAGAGCGGCTGCTGGCACGGTCATCATCACTATGCCGGCGCGCTCACGGGGCGAAACTACCGCCTGGCCGCGCTCTCGGCGCTGGCGGCGGGCGCCAAGGGCTGGAACTGGTATATGATCGCCGAGCGCGACAACTGGCAGGACAGCCCCATCAACGCGCTGGGGGGCAAGCGGCACGCGCTGTTCGACGCGTTCAAGTCGGTGATTGATGTCGTGAAGCAATACGGTTTCGATTCACTCCCGGAGCCGGCGACGAATCTCCGGGTTGCCTTCAGCACCGCGCACTATGTGGACGGCAAACCCGCCGAAAACGATCCCGCCTTGAACGCGCTATACGACGCCGATCTCAACTACCGGTTTTTCGACCTCGACGGCCCGCAGCCTGACGGCTCCAGCGGCGACGTCTGCTTCTACTCCGGCCACCACTGGCTGCCGCGGGCGCACGGCGAAGCGCTGCGGGAATGGGTGCTGGGCGCTCCCGGCCGCCACCTCGTGTGCTTCAAGAATTACCCACGCGAGGACGAGTTCGGGAACCCTTACGACCCCCTCGGCATCGGGCAGCCAGCCGGGGCCACATGGATGGGCAAGGTGGCCGACCTGACGCTTGGAGACCAGAAGGCCAAGATCACCGGCGCGCTGTGGGAGTGGGATGTGGAGGATGCGACCCCCCTCGTCGCCTTACAGCGGCCGCCCGCGCTCCTCGGTGGCGAAGAGGAGAAGTTGCAGCTGGTGGCCGAGACTGGCCGAGCCTACACCATCGGATTCCAGAGGAAGGTTGGTGATGGTAGTGTGACCGTGATGGGCTGCGATGCCACGCCGCAATTGGCGCTGGCGATCGTTCAATGGCTAGGCGCGGATATCCCGTGCCGCAGCGAGACGGCAGGGGTTCACACGGCGGTGTTCGGACGCCCAGACGGGCCGCCCATCATCATCGCCGTGAATAACGGAGACGAGCCCAAAGCCGCCGTGATCCGCCTGGGGGATGGCCGCGCGGTCACGGTGGATCTGCCGGCGAAGGATGGCAGGGTGATTGAGGCGCCGCAACGTCCTAAGCCGGCTTGA
- a CDS encoding prephenate dehydrogenase/arogenate dehydrogenase family protein, with translation MFDTVAIVGMGLLGGSLGLDLKQGELARRVIGIARRAETCALAVERGACDEAWPALEGIRDADLVVLATPVRTIIETMPQIALHAASNAVVTDLGSTKSEIVAAGEGCLGERFVGGHPMAGSHEGGIEAARLGLFRAATWVFTPTDNTSLDALERLRGLAAALGARPTDIPLGDHDRIAAAVSHMPHLAAAAISRAVGELADGDERFGALVGGGLRDMTRLAASPAVLWRDIFSTNRAHTRDALIVCREALDQALAALEDDGEVQRYFEGAAAAREKLIPNPRPD, from the coding sequence GTGTTCGACACTGTTGCCATCGTCGGAATGGGGCTGCTGGGCGGTTCGCTTGGGCTCGACCTCAAGCAGGGCGAGCTCGCGAGGCGGGTGATCGGAATCGCCCGCAGGGCGGAGACGTGTGCCCTTGCGGTCGAACGCGGCGCATGCGACGAGGCGTGGCCGGCGCTGGAAGGTATACGGGACGCTGACCTGGTCGTCCTTGCGACCCCGGTGCGTACCATCATCGAAACGATGCCGCAAATAGCGCTGCACGCGGCTTCCAATGCGGTGGTTACCGACCTGGGCTCAACCAAATCCGAGATCGTGGCCGCCGGCGAAGGCTGCCTGGGCGAGCGGTTCGTCGGCGGCCACCCGATGGCCGGATCGCACGAAGGCGGCATCGAGGCCGCGCGCCTCGGCTTGTTCCGGGCGGCAACGTGGGTCTTCACTCCGACAGATAACACGAGCCTCGACGCTCTGGAACGGCTGCGCGGGCTGGCCGCCGCGTTGGGCGCGCGGCCGACGGATATACCGCTCGGCGACCACGACCGCATCGCCGCCGCCGTCAGCCATATGCCGCACCTCGCCGCGGCCGCCATCTCCAGGGCGGTGGGGGAGCTTGCGGATGGAGACGAGCGGTTCGGAGCGCTGGTTGGCGGCGGCCTGCGGGACATGACCAGGCTGGCGGCAAGCCCCGCCGTGCTTTGGCGGGACATCTTTTCCACCAATCGCGCCCATACACGGGATGCCCTGATCGTCTGCAGGGAAGCCCTCGACCAGGCGCTCGCGGCGCTGGAAGACGATGGCGAGGTGCAGCGCTATTTCGAAGGGGCCGCCGCCGCCCGCGAAAAACTCATCCCGAACCCGAGGCCGGACTAG
- a CDS encoding Ku protein — protein sequence MPRPIWKGSISFGLVNIPVALYSAEKKEELAFTLLDRRDNSPVRYKRVNENTGAEVAWEDIVKGYEYEPGKRVVLTEADLKEANPEAASKVEIVDFVDAAEVDPIYFEKPYYLGPSGKLGDKGYVLLRETLERSGKMAIGKVVIRTKQRLCAVTPEGPLLQLTTMRFADEVRDPAGIGAPNKTPKELGISPKEIEMAERLVEGMSEPFRPERYKDDYRGDVMALIQARIADGQALRTKGEPDNTAPGKRGKVIDLMPLLMKSLEAAREKGKPARKAGPKAKAKSAPKGSRPRGS from the coding sequence ATGCCGCGTCCGATATGGAAGGGAAGCATCAGTTTCGGTCTCGTCAACATCCCAGTCGCCCTCTACTCCGCGGAGAAGAAGGAGGAGCTCGCCTTCACTCTGCTGGATCGGCGGGACAACTCGCCGGTGCGGTACAAGCGGGTGAACGAAAACACCGGCGCGGAGGTCGCGTGGGAAGACATCGTGAAGGGCTACGAGTACGAGCCCGGCAAACGCGTGGTGTTGACCGAAGCGGACCTCAAAGAGGCGAACCCCGAGGCTGCCTCCAAGGTCGAGATCGTGGACTTTGTGGACGCCGCCGAGGTGGACCCGATCTACTTCGAGAAGCCATATTACCTCGGTCCATCCGGCAAGCTCGGCGACAAAGGCTACGTGCTCCTTCGCGAAACGCTGGAGCGCAGCGGAAAGATGGCGATCGGCAAGGTGGTCATCCGAACGAAGCAGAGGCTGTGCGCGGTGACGCCTGAAGGCCCTCTGCTTCAGCTCACCACGATGCGGTTTGCGGACGAGGTACGCGACCCGGCAGGTATCGGCGCGCCGAACAAGACGCCGAAGGAGTTAGGCATATCCCCTAAAGAAATCGAAATGGCGGAACGACTTGTGGAGGGCATGTCCGAGCCGTTTCGGCCGGAGAGATACAAGGACGACTATCGCGGGGATGTCATGGCGCTGATCCAGGCCAGGATCGCCGACGGACAGGCCCTCCGGACCAAGGGAGAGCCCGACAACACGGCCCCCGGAAAACGCGGCAAGGTAATCGACCTGATGCCTCTCCTGATGAAGAGTCTCGAAGCGGCTCGCGAGAAGGGAAAGCCCGCCCGCAAGGCCGGGCCGAAGGCCAAGGCGAAGTCCGCCCCGAAGGGTTCCAGGCCGCGTGGCTCTTGA
- the ligD gene encoding DNA ligase D, with protein sequence MALEQYKRKRDFSKTPEPVGEVAAAPGDLSFVVQKHDASRLHYDFRLEMDGVLKSWAVPKGPSYDPKDRRLAVHVEDHPVSYGSFEGTIPEGEYGGGTVMLWDRGSWSPIGDPEEGYSKGDLKFILHGARLKGAWVLVRMGKRSGDKDNWLLIKEKDEFADPGHADKALKEGTVSVDSGRSIDEIAAGKPPADGKAEPRTFKPELATLSERAPEGDVWLHEIKYDGYRALGIVRDGSVKILTRNGNDWTTRFPTVAKALAKLPVGSAWLDGEIVVLDEHGVSSFQALQNALKTGQVGDMTYYAFDLLRQDGEDLAPRPLLDRKAALKGLLETAGSDILRYSEHVRGDGAEFHSLACRHGLEGIVSKRADSAYHPGRGLDWLKVKCRLVQEFVVGGYTEPEGSRSHFGALLVGTYGGDGCLVYAGKVGTGFDERTLADVASRLGKLEAGESPFCAAIPRSVQRGARWVKPQMVVEAEFANWTGDGLVRQASFQGVREDKPAREVVREAPLAVPGVKGGPKVNKKAATPLYAGIELTHPDRIVYPDIQLTKAELAAYFEAAAPWILPHLAGRPLTLVRCPEGASGKCFYQKNAGANPPEHVDLVSVTTDDGPAQYTAISRIEGLLQLVQLGVLEFHTWGATMPRLDRPDRIVFDLDPDEGLDPQKVVEAARAVRDRLSNIGLLSFVKTTGGKGLHVVVPFSRRHTWEDAKSFSKAIAESMVREAPDRYTSNLRKAERTGRVFIDYLRNAEGATAVAAYSTRARAGAPVSVPIGWEELDASLLVEPFTVRTVQTRLSSGDPWADYASTRQSITGKMRNAVGLR encoded by the coding sequence GTGGCTCTTGAACAGTACAAACGGAAGCGGGATTTCAGCAAGACCCCGGAGCCGGTCGGTGAGGTGGCAGCGGCTCCCGGGGACCTATCGTTCGTCGTCCAGAAGCACGATGCCTCGCGCCTGCATTACGATTTCAGGCTGGAGATGGACGGAGTGTTGAAGAGTTGGGCCGTTCCGAAAGGGCCCAGCTACGACCCGAAGGACCGCCGCCTCGCCGTGCACGTGGAGGATCACCCCGTTTCATACGGTTCTTTCGAAGGCACCATCCCCGAGGGCGAATACGGGGGCGGGACGGTGATGCTCTGGGATCGCGGATCGTGGTCCCCCATCGGCGACCCCGAGGAGGGCTACAGCAAGGGAGACTTGAAATTCATCCTTCACGGCGCCCGACTCAAAGGCGCCTGGGTGCTGGTGCGGATGGGCAAGCGTTCCGGCGATAAAGACAACTGGCTGCTCATCAAGGAGAAGGACGAGTTCGCGGACCCGGGCCACGCTGACAAAGCGCTCAAAGAGGGGACAGTGAGCGTTGACTCTGGCCGGTCGATAGACGAGATCGCGGCGGGTAAGCCTCCCGCCGACGGGAAAGCGGAGCCTCGCACTTTCAAGCCGGAGCTTGCGACCCTCTCGGAACGGGCCCCAGAAGGAGACGTCTGGCTGCACGAGATCAAGTACGACGGTTACCGCGCCCTGGGTATCGTCCGGGATGGCAGCGTGAAGATTCTGACTCGGAACGGCAACGATTGGACCACCCGCTTCCCGACCGTGGCGAAAGCGCTGGCGAAACTGCCTGTGGGTTCCGCGTGGCTGGACGGCGAAATCGTGGTGCTGGATGAGCATGGCGTCAGCAGCTTCCAGGCGCTCCAGAACGCGCTGAAGACCGGCCAAGTTGGCGATATGACTTACTATGCTTTTGATTTGTTGCGGCAAGATGGCGAAGACCTGGCTCCCCGGCCTCTGCTGGACCGCAAGGCGGCGCTGAAGGGCCTGCTGGAAACGGCTGGCAGCGATATTCTGCGGTACAGCGAACACGTTCGGGGTGACGGCGCGGAATTCCATTCCCTGGCGTGCCGCCACGGTCTGGAGGGCATCGTGTCCAAGCGGGCCGACAGCGCTTACCATCCCGGCCGTGGCCTTGACTGGCTGAAGGTGAAATGCCGCCTCGTTCAGGAGTTTGTCGTTGGTGGCTACACGGAGCCCGAGGGGAGCCGAAGCCATTTTGGCGCGCTGCTCGTCGGGACGTATGGCGGCGACGGCTGCCTGGTCTACGCCGGGAAGGTAGGCACCGGTTTCGATGAGCGCACGCTCGCTGACGTCGCCTCGCGCCTCGGAAAACTGGAGGCCGGCGAATCGCCGTTCTGTGCGGCGATCCCGCGCTCCGTCCAAAGAGGCGCGCGGTGGGTGAAGCCGCAGATGGTCGTGGAGGCGGAGTTCGCCAACTGGACGGGCGATGGTCTCGTGCGTCAGGCGTCGTTCCAGGGCGTCCGCGAAGACAAGCCTGCCAGGGAGGTCGTTCGCGAGGCGCCTTTGGCCGTTCCGGGAGTGAAAGGCGGGCCGAAGGTGAATAAGAAGGCCGCGACACCCTTGTATGCCGGTATTGAGCTCACGCACCCGGACCGCATTGTCTATCCGGACATCCAGTTGACGAAAGCGGAACTGGCGGCCTATTTCGAGGCTGCGGCGCCCTGGATCCTTCCCCATCTTGCCGGGCGGCCGCTCACCCTCGTCCGCTGCCCGGAAGGCGCATCGGGTAAGTGCTTCTACCAGAAGAATGCCGGCGCCAACCCTCCCGAGCACGTAGATCTGGTGTCGGTGACCACGGACGACGGGCCGGCCCAGTATACGGCGATCTCGCGGATCGAGGGCCTGCTCCAACTCGTCCAGTTGGGCGTGCTGGAATTCCACACGTGGGGTGCGACGATGCCGCGTCTGGACCGGCCGGACCGAATCGTCTTCGACCTGGATCCGGATGAGGGCCTCGACCCCCAGAAGGTCGTGGAGGCCGCCAGGGCAGTCCGCGACCGCCTTTCGAATATCGGGTTGCTGAGCTTCGTCAAGACCACGGGGGGCAAGGGGCTCCACGTGGTGGTCCCGTTCTCACGCCGGCACACCTGGGAAGATGCGAAATCCTTCAGCAAAGCCATTGCGGAGAGCATGGTCCGGGAAGCCCCCGACCGATATACCTCCAACCTCCGCAAGGCGGAACGTACCGGCCGCGTCTTTATCGATTATCTGAGGAACGCCGAGGGGGCCACAGCGGTCGCCGCCTACTCCACGAGGGCACGCGCCGGTGCACCGGTCTCCGTGCCGATCGGTTGGGAAGAACTGGACGCGAGCCTGCTCGTCGAACCGTTCACAGTCCGCACCGTCCAAACCCGCCTGTCGAGCGGAGACCCCTGGGCGGATTACGCCTCCACCCGCCAGAGCATCACCGGAAAGATGAGAAACGCCGTGGGCCTTCGCTGA
- a CDS encoding YkgJ family cysteine cluster protein, translating into MGTETGKAGRLKHDEAIRRVQESCDDLIRIITRDHIPPVSCRAGCDWCCRQPVYITPLEGVAIRDFVTRNRMEKRVLRETERYLAEVGAKRQGPSGLAALHKSVLGVGPPPTDRQRHAVYGPKCIFLNPDGLCSIYPARPLMCREHISFDDVRKCERDEPFLGLDKPRFSEVTSYLTQRSVEPRLRMLPIWEYERAAALADAAPEVKPGELKKALRWKTG; encoded by the coding sequence ATGGGTACGGAGACCGGTAAGGCGGGCAGGCTGAAGCACGACGAGGCGATTCGCCGCGTGCAGGAGTCGTGCGACGACCTCATCCGCATCATTACCCGCGACCACATCCCACCGGTCTCTTGCCGAGCGGGCTGCGATTGGTGCTGCCGCCAGCCGGTCTACATCACACCCCTTGAGGGAGTTGCGATTCGCGATTTCGTGACCCGGAACCGGATGGAGAAGCGCGTCCTGCGGGAAACAGAGCGCTACCTGGCGGAGGTCGGCGCGAAACGGCAAGGGCCGTCCGGCCTCGCGGCGCTGCACAAGAGCGTGCTGGGGGTGGGGCCGCCGCCGACCGACCGCCAGCGCCACGCCGTCTACGGCCCGAAGTGCATCTTCCTCAACCCGGACGGTCTCTGCTCCATCTACCCGGCGCGCCCTCTGATGTGCCGCGAGCACATCTCCTTTGACGACGTGCGGAAATGCGAGCGCGACGAGCCGTTCCTGGGGCTGGATAAGCCGAGATTTTCGGAGGTCACTTCGTACCTGACCCAGCGCTCCGTGGAACCACGCCTCCGTATGCTGCCGATTTGGGAGTACGAGCGCGCCGCCGCCCTCGCGGACGCCGCGCCCGAGGTGAAACCGGGCGAACTCAAAAAGGCGCTGCGGTGGAAAACGGGGTAG
- a CDS encoding nitroreductase gives MPEELPENLTSLLRAIENRRSFPLVRLQADRPVDRPLIEKLLEAANWAPSHGGTEPWRFTVYTGESRRALGQAFSEAYRMATPDGEFKQAKFDDFRDRVWSAPVWIAVAMSPALRPDGTPVRPEVEEIIAVGSAIQNLHLAASAAGLGGKWTTGSTLIDPYVAGFVGLKPPARLLGFFYLGWPKGEWPQGTRGPVADKVRWVEEVDPGSIKSLGE, from the coding sequence ATGCCTGAGGAGCTTCCGGAAAACCTGACCAGCCTTCTGCGAGCCATTGAGAATCGCCGCAGCTTTCCGCTCGTTCGTCTCCAGGCGGACAGGCCCGTGGACCGTCCTCTGATTGAGAAATTGCTCGAAGCCGCCAACTGGGCGCCCAGCCACGGCGGCACCGAGCCGTGGCGGTTCACCGTCTACACTGGGGAATCGCGTCGCGCCCTGGGGCAGGCTTTCTCGGAAGCCTACCGAATGGCAACCCCGGACGGGGAATTCAAACAAGCGAAATTCGACGACTTCCGCGACCGGGTCTGGAGCGCTCCGGTGTGGATCGCCGTGGCGATGTCGCCCGCGTTGCGGCCCGATGGGACGCCGGTAAGGCCGGAGGTCGAGGAGATCATCGCCGTCGGAAGCGCCATCCAGAACCTCCACCTCGCGGCCTCGGCCGCCGGTCTCGGCGGCAAGTGGACCACCGGATCGACGCTCATCGACCCGTACGTAGCCGGTTTCGTCGGCCTCAAGCCGCCGGCGCGCCTCCTCGGATTCTTCTACCTGGGGTGGCCCAAAGGCGAATGGCCGCAGGGCACTCGGGGCCCGGTGGCAGACAAGGTCCGATGGGTGGAGGAAGTCGATCCGGGAAGCATCAAGTCATTGGGTGAATGA